From the Solanum pennellii chromosome 4, SPENNV200 genome, one window contains:
- the LOC107017622 gene encoding uncharacterized protein LOC107017622 isoform X3 has product MDLPPYHHQHHRHHHLRYVQPPPNFSHNPNFFHHLPPPPPPPQQRPPPPPPPLSNLPPPPPQRHISHPPLPPSPSLPLHHKSQFSFPSRHSENPRYDYHQNRSPPRVSSNITLNQPPYQLPHPHPSSFHYNDHYHKPPPPPPPRFIVNDFTSSGSRENRASSVNDSQEPLRIRRDVNSKYDDDEMYRLERRRMEIDIKPSRDFRKSPGNYDVRVDRYEGERWEYGDNVDEVPVGSSSRRVSSLDNGNDYTDVRFSNRLRVDKEEIHRSPQKKQVQKKSALLRIQCGKANNRSRNQDHDLSSGAVRGKQKDVFERLERRVEEREGSQMELDVSFKSNALVAKAIMTPSSSAIDSDRSEAPRCKKIRKVNFSGSPTKRIGDDSGKGYGSANDSGCRPSSNQEFNCLADKITVSAVGSSSNCTLDSYKDSRHLADKITDSIDGRTINGTLNNNKESQLLPDEATVSVASSASNSTSLLSSTVTNDLTGTKESKESAENKVLNQGSNHVEKFRLPFFIIRKKKVPKKKVINPINVKLPSDEVVSKLEKPFKLSAVSKDESLEQSNSDGKKASPAKVLVSSSVDSEIYGVADYTSRSVQSVPSTMNFETCMIEVQNEPTSSDLDNTGHVGGQSEDELRVSEDGPIKESSESMACEERNGDAVLSSLDGREIHKDEVSSSTEDTYISADSGLGFSDGKKNAVAVIGSFGAGCVEPSSDSNVVPLLTNIEKGLRESFFNGNHSSSNSDETGRTEVVNDLQTADCLSNSDPRAGTFGCSFESCVDGLTLSPEMRHTKGSINSVVSVGDDVRIIVDDDCLPKVTRKRKIMDDKSVLPTTKMSKTEENVVSFLLGQGNNFSCFREDRASEEEDGTVSGYGTDSLKGDHSYGGPSEVKLSLQDCSKDDSESCSTKSAKKSEVSLPAKVKSAPCVTTYEEPSSRPITMPMINDVSVTELESLNTSTNVDDSPLARPSVNVLESSSIAKGVCQAEPFEHFSDDQQVVAHNSQLGAVGQETTTSIVSIETLKMADRVSDDKGSSVGIDQKLAPESHESCHYVLGRDDMPLLADNLSLFANKVSVKSMESVPDMSPLLSVSSEIVIEKALRVDENSITAYDNISSSVKTSSDAFEFDRSSDHKVGGNPVVNVNTVALSSQNTVKSSKNVSSQDWKPNLGANQQSPAGSRVLSVRPSSFITPRNVPVPKKPLTWHRTGNSSSSVVGRGSQMNSLPPQSQLSKDTAKVGSYIRKGNSLVRNPSPVGSLPKGYHAPSSSTYRLNSSGVNDLRRKCENRAEITGSPSCRGTPEVNAPSERPKTPTQSESFSCITLMSTSSPVVDHPGNGGIATNSDPMEVTDNILALKPSELPSTSSAVPECQIGLGGDSGSQNTLDEGSSRKKIVYVKQRSNQLVAASDKTQTSSDGYYKRRKNQLIRASDNNQMKQRVATTKNIVPFQRGMKRLSGLAKTSKLSKFSLVWKLGDTQSSRKYGGTVEYEKLWPFLFPWKRASYRRNFLSSSPSDNSSIIRRKLLLSKKRETIYTRSIHGLSLRRSKVLSVSGSSLKWSKSIEQRSKKAAEEAALAVAAVDKRKRGQYGSNADSMNGNNVSRERIFRIGCERYKMDPSGKTLHRISDEEPSVSVPEAKKSYVPKRLLIGNDEYVRVGNGNKLVRNPKRRVCILASEKVRWSLHTARIRLARKKQYCQFFTRFGKCNKDSGKCPYIHDPSKIAVCSKFLNGSCSDTNCKLTHEVIPERMQDCSYFLQGICSNENCPYRHVNVNPNASICEGFLRGYCADGNECQKKHTYVCPVFEATGNCPKGSNCKLHHPKNRRKGVKRKALSELKNGRGRYFGSPHIHITECITAGSEKPSVKGNNDIFLEGKFVDFISLDGSDEEELTIDQRSEEKPLCESGPAEMQLDDLDELIKPMRLINRNRSVGSSPYIDSPSDMTTSYVSE; this is encoded by the exons ATGGATCTTCCTCCATATCACCACCAGCACCACCGTCACCATCACCTCAGGTACGTTCAACCTCCTCCAAACTTTTCCCATAACCCTAATTTCTTCCACCACCTTCCTCCGCCGCCGCCGCCGCCACAGCAACGgcctccaccaccaccaccaccactatCCAATCTCCCTCCACCACCACCTCAGCGTCACATCTCTCACCCCCCTCTTCCTCCTTCACCATCCCTTCCCTTGCACCACAAATCCCAGTTCTCCTTCCCTTCTCGTCATTCAGAAAACCCTCGATACGATTATCACCAAAATCGCTCTCCCCCTAGGGTTTCATCTAATATAACCCTAAATCAACCTCCGTACCAGCTCCCTCACCCCCATCCCTCAAGTTTTCATTATAACGACCATTACCATAAGCCCCCTCCTCCTCCTCCACCGAGGTTTATTGTGAATGATTTTACCTCAAGTGGGTCGAGAGAGAATCGTGCTAGCTCTGTAAACGACAGTCAAGAGcctcttaggattaggagagatGTGAATAGCaagtatgatgatgatgaaatgtACCGTCTTGAGAGGCGTAGAATGGAGATTGATATAAAACCATCGAGGGATTTTAGAAAGAGTCCGGGGAATTATGATGTGCGTGTTGATAGATATGAAGGTGAGAGATGGGAATATGGTGATAATGTTGATGAGGTTCCAGTTGGTTCTTCTTCTAGGCGAGTGTCTTCTTTGGATAATGGTAATGATTACACTGATGTTAGGTTTAGCAATAGGTTAAGAGTGGACAAGGAGGAAATTCATAGGTCTCCACAGAAGAAGCAAGTGCAGAAGAAGAGTGCATTGCTCAGGATTCAATGTGGGAAAGCTAACAACAGGAGTAGAAATCAGGACCATGACTTGAGTTCTGGTGCTGTAAGGGGAAAGCAGAAAGATGTGTTTGAGAGGTTGGAGAGAAGGGTTGAGGAAAGAGAGGGAAGCCAGATGGAGCTTGATGTTTCATTTAAATCTAATGCACTTGTGGCAAAGGCCATTATGACCCCGTCAAGCTCCGCCATTGACTCAGACAGAAGTGAAGCACCTAGATGTAAGAAGATTAGAAAAGTGAATTTCTCTGGTTCTCCAACAAAGAGAATAGGAGACGATTCGGGAAAGGGTTATGGTTCAGCAAATGATTCTGGTTGCCGACCGAGTTCTAACCAAGAGTTCAATTGTTTGGCAGATAAAATTACGGTTTCTGCAGTTGGAAGTTCATCTAATTGCACTTTGGATTCTTACAAGGATTCAAGACACTTGGCAGATAAAATTACAGATTCTATTGATGGACGCACAATTAATGGTACCTTGAATAACAACAAAGAGTCACAACTTTTGCCAGATGAAGCTACAGTTTCTGTTGCTAGTAGTGCATCTAACAGCACTTCATTGCTGAGTTCGACTGTGACAAATGATTTAACTGGAACCAAAGAAAGCAAGGAATCTGCAGAGAACAAGGTTTTGAATCAGGGTAGTAATCATGTTGAGAAGTTCAGACTACCTTTCTTCATAATTAGAAAGAAGAAAGTGCCTAAGAAGAAAGTCATAAACCCTATCAATGTGAAATTGCCTTCAGATGAAGTAGTTAGCAAACTAGAAAAACCTTTTAAACTGTCTGCTGTTAGTAAAGACGAGTCCTTAGAGCAGTCAAATTCTGATGGGAAGAAAGCTAGTCCAGCTAAAGTCTTGGTTTCTTCAAGCGTGGACTCTGAAATTTATGGCGTTGCTGATTATACCAGCAGATCAGTTCAGAGTGTCCCTTCCACGATGAATTTTGAGACATGTATGATTGAAGTACAAAACGAACCTACTAGTTCTGATTTGGATAATACTGGTCATGTTGGAGGGCAGTCTGAGGATGAGCTCCGAGTGTCTGAAGATGGTCCTATTAAAGAATCTTCTGAGTCCATGGCTTGTGAAGAAAGAAACGGCGATGCTGTCTTGTCAAGCCTAGATGGGAGAGAAATTCACAAAGATGAAGTATCTTCGTCAACTGAAGATACATATATCTCTGCTGATTCTGGGTTGGGGTTTTCTGATGGGAAGAAGAATGCAGTTGCTGTTATAGGATCCTTTGGAGCAGGTTGTGTGGAGCCATCCAGTGACTCCAACGTTGTACCTCTGCTGACTAATATTGAGAAAGGACTCCGAGAAAGTTTCTTTAATGGAAATCATAGCAGTTCTAATTCTGATGAGACTGGGAGAACTGAGGTTGTCAATGACTTGCAAACTGCAGATTGTTTAAGTAATAGTGATCCAAGGGCTGGTACTTTTGGCTGTAGTTTTGAATCATGTGTTGATGGACTCACATTGTCACCTGAGATGAGACATACTAAAGGATCTATCAATTCAGTGGTTTCTGTTGGAGATGATGTTAGGATTATTGTGGATGATGACTGTTTACCTAAGGTCACCAGGAAGAGGAAGATTATGGATGACAAGTCTGTTTTGCCCACTACGAAGATGAGTAAGACAGAGGAAAATGTGGTTAGTTTTTTGCTAGGCCAAGGTAATAATTTCAGTTGTTTTAGAGAAGATCGTGCCTCTGAAGAAGAGGATGGTACAGTTTCTGGTTATGGGACCGACTCACTAAAGGGGGATCACTCATATGGGGGGCCTTCAGAAGTGAAGCTGTCACTTCAGGATTGTTCTAAAGATGATTCCGAATCGTGTTCTACCAAGAGTGCCAAGAAAAGTGAAGTTTCTTTGCCAGCTAAGGTTAAATCTGCACCCTGTGTTACCACCTACGAGGAACCTTCTAGCAGGCCAATTACAATGCCTATGATCAATGATGTTTCCGTGACAGAGTTAGAATCTCTAAATACATCGACTAATGTAGATGATAGTCCACTAGCTCGTCCATCAGTCAATGTGCTTGAGAGCAGCAGTATTGCCAAGGGTGTATGTCAGGCTGAGCCATTTGAACACTTTTCAGATGATCAGCAAGTCGTTGCTCACAATTCTCAACTGGGAGCAGTGGGACAAGAAACTACAACTTCAATTGTATCCATTGAGACGCTAAAAATGGCTGATAGAGTAAGCGATGACAAAGGTTCCTCTGTTGGAATAGACCAAAAGTTGGCCCCAGAAAGTCACGAAAGCTGTCATTATGTGCTTGGTAGGGATGACATGCCTTTATTGGCAGATAATCTCTCTTTATTTGCGAACAAAGTAAGCGTCAAAAGCATGGAATCTGTGCCAGATATGTCACCGCTGCTGTCAGTATCCAGTGAAATTGTTATTGAAAAAGCCCTAAGAGTTGATGAAAATTCTATAACAGCTTATGACAATATTTCTTCTTCAGTGAAGACATCGTCAGATGCTTTTGAGTTTGATAGAAGTTCAGATCATAAAGTTGGTGGCAATCCTGTGGTTAACGTCAATACTGTGGCATTATCATCACAGAACACAGTAAAGTCCTCCAAGAATGTGAGTTCACAAGACTGGAAACCAAATCTAGGTGCAAACCAGCAAAGTCCTGCTGGCTCTAGGGTTTTATCTGTTCGCCCATCAAGTTTTATCACTCCAAGGAATGTGCCTGTTCCGAAGAAGCCACTGACATGGCATAGAACTGGTAATAGCTCTTCCTCTGTTGTTGGACGAGGTTCCCAAATGAACTCCCTACCTCCACAAAGCCAATTATCTAAGGACACTGCAAAAGTCGGCTCTTACATTCGCAAGGGTAACAGTCTTGTCAGAAATCCTTCTCCTGTTGGTTCCCTTCCCAAAGGATACCATGCTCCAAGTTCTTCAACTTACCGGTTGAACTCTTCTGGTGTGAATGACCTTAGGAGAAAATGTGAGAACAGGGCTGAGATAACTGGTTCACCTAGCTGCAGGGGAACTCCAGAAGTAAATGCTCCTTCAGAGAGACCCAAAACCCCGACACAGAGCGAATCATTTAGTTGCATTACATTGATGTCTACATCTTCACCAGTGGTAGATCATCCTGGAAATGGTGGTATTGCTACAAACTCAGATCCTATGGAAGTAACTGACAATATTTTGGCGCTGAAGCCTTCTGAGCTTCCTTCAACATCTTCTGCAGTTCCTGAATGTCAAATTGGTCTGGGAGGTGATTCTGGAAGCCAGAATACATTAGATGAAGGCAGTTCCAGAAAGAAAATAGTTTATGTGAAGCAAAGATCGAATCAGTTAGTTGCAGCTTCAGATAAGACCCAGACATCATCCGATGGCTACTATAAGAGGAGAAAGAATCAACTGATTCGTGCATCTGACAATAATCAGATGAAGCAAAGAGTTGCCACGACAAAAAATATAGTTCCTTTCCAAAGAGGTATGAAAAGGCTGAGTG GTTTAGCCAAGACCTCTAAATTGTCAAAGTTCTCATTGGTCTGGAAATTAGGTGACACTCAATCATCAAGGAAATATGGCGGCACTGTAGAGTATGAGAAACTTTGGCCTTTCTTATTTCCATGGAAAAGAGCTAGCTATCGGAGGAATTTCCTCAGTTCCTCTCCAAGTGACAATTCCTCTATTATCAG ACGGAAGTTACTGCTCTCAAAAAAGCGGGAGACAATCTACACAAGGTCAATTCATGGACTCTCTTTACGAAGATCTAAGGTGTTAAGTGTCTCTGGCTCTAGTCTAAAGTGGTCAAAATCTATTGAGCAAAGGTCAAAGAAGGCTGCTGAG GAAGCTGCACTGGCAGTTGCTGCTGTTGACAAAAGGAAAAGGGGACAATATGGTTCTAATGCTGACTCAATGAATGGAAATAATGTTTCTC GAGAAAGGATATTCCGCATTGGTTGTGAGCGGTATAAGATGGACCCCTCTGGGAAGACACTACACAGAATTTCAG ATGAGGAACCATCAGTGTCAGTTCCAGAGGCAAAAAAATCTTACGTCCCGAAAAGATTATTGATTGGGAACGATGA GTATGTACGGGTTGGCAATGGTAATAAGCTGGTTAGAAATCCAAAGAGACGAGTCTGCATCTTAGCAAGTGAGAAAGTACGCTGGAGTTTGCACACTGCTAGAATTCGGTTGGCAAGAAAGAAACAGTATTGCCAGTTTTTTACAAGGTTTGGCAAGTGTAACAAGGATAGTGGAAAATGTCCTTACATTCATGACCCATCTAAAATCGCCGTCTGCTCTAAATTTCTGAATGGTTCTTGCTCTGATACTAACTGTAAATTGACTCACGAG GTTATTCCCGAAAGAATGCAAGACTGCTCCTATTTTCTGCAAG GAATATGCTCAAATGAGAATTGTCCATATAGACATGTAAATGTGAATCCAAATGCTTCTATCTGTGAAGGTTTTCTCAGGGGTTATTGTGCTGATGGCAATGAg TGTCAGAAGAAACACACCTATGTCTGCCCCGTTTTTGAAGCAACTGGCAACTGTCCAAAAGGTTCAAACTGCAAGCTTCACCATCCGAAGAACAGAAGGAAGGGAGTGAAAAGGAAAGCTTTGAGCGAGTTAAAGAATGGTCGAGGTCGTTACTTTGGCTCTCCGCACATTCATATTACTGAGTGCATAACAGCTGGATCAGAGAAGCCTTCTGTCAAGGGGAATAATGACATATTCCTTGAAGGGAAGTTTGTCGATTTTATTAGCCTAGATGGTAGTGACGAAGAGGAACTGACTATTGATCAGAGAAGCGAGGAAAAGCCACTTTGCGAGAGTGGTCCAGCAGAGATGCAACTGGATGATCTCGATGAGCTTATTAAACCCATGCGTCTGATAAATAGGAATAGGTCTGTAGGTTCATCTCCCTATATAGATAGCCCAAGTGATATGACCACAAGCTATGTATCAGAGTAG